The following are encoded together in the Glycine soja cultivar W05 chromosome 5, ASM419377v2, whole genome shotgun sequence genome:
- the LOC114411744 gene encoding peptidyl-prolyl cis-trans isomerase CYP26-2, chloroplastic-like: MLQNPRVLRYSAQPFNPPTRTAASSLSPFQLIPTSPSFPILKQQCRFSRRELTIFSNSCLLLLLGSQAVDGSRARAEEDVGNTSNIDQLEENLAFAEEDAANISSSDQPEEDLTLAEDDVGNTRNSDQPEENLTLAEDVANTGSDKPEENVATTPSCTERKPTKQAFLDVSIDGEPVGRITIGLYGDDVPAGVDRFSKIASGAAGISYRRKEFVKIMPNYVQHGGLRSYGVDVELASKTGSNLGAGRLVEEWEREYERCPGTKNVAGSVGIIVRNPSKPPPKLKLIAKQGKLEIDQEEVGTDPNGTEFVIATKDSPELDASTLVIGRVIGGMEVVQRIGLVKTVQENTGSPYFRVAKLIGDKRAVVAERGFNRPYSKVIVTNCGLME; encoded by the exons ATGCTGCAAAACCCAAGAGTATTGCGATATTCCGCTCAGCCATTCAATCCTCCAACTCGCACGGCAGCATCATCACTTTCTCCATTCCAATTAATACCCACTTCTCCATCTTTTCCAATCCTCAAACAGCAATGCAGATTCTCACGTAGAGAGCTCACAATCTTTAGCAACTCTTGCTTGCTACTACTCTTGGGTTCTCAGGCAGTGGATGGATCCAGAGCAAGAGCAGAAGAAGACGTTGGTAACACAAGTAACATTGATCAACTAGAAGAGAATCTGGCTTTTGCTGAAGAAGATGCTGCTAACATAAGCAGCAGTGATCAACCAGAAGAGGATTTGACTTTGGCAGAAGATGATGTTGGTAACACAAGGAACAGTGATCAACCAGAAGAGAATCTGACTTTAGCAGAAGATGTTGCTAACACAGGTAGTGATAAACCAGAAGAGAATGTGGCTACCACTCCCAGCTGCACTGAAAGAAAACCTACCAAACAAGCATTCTTAGACGTATCTATTGACGGCGAACCTGTTGGTCGCATTACTATAGGGCTCTATGGAGATGATGTTCCTGCAGGAGTTGACAGGTTTAGTAAGATTGCAAGCGGAGCTGCTGGCATTAGCTACAGAAGAAAGGAGTTTGTCAAAATAATGCCCAATTACGTCCAACATGGCGGCCTGAGATCCTATGGGGTGGATGTTGAACTTGCTTCGAAGACAGGTAGCAACTTGGGAGCTGGTAGACTTGTTGAGGAATGGGAGAGGGAGTATGAGAGATGTCCTGGGACTAAAAACGTGGCTGGAAGTGTAGGGATTATTGTGAGAAACCCATCAAAACCGCCTCCAAAGTTGAAGCTGATTGCAAAACAAGGGAAGCTGGAGATTGATCAAGAAGAAGTAGGAACTGATCCCAATGGGACAGAATTTGTCATAGCTACAAAGGATTCACCAGAACTGGATGCATCCACTCTGGTAATTGGAAGAGTAATAGGAGGGATGGAGGTTGTGCAGAGGATCGGTCTGGTTAAAACTGTACAAGAGAATACAGGATCTCCATACTTTAG GGTGGCAAAGCTAATAGGAGACAAGAGAGCTGTTGTAGCAGAAAGAGGATTCAACCGCCCTTATTCAAAGGTCATTGTTACAAACTGCGGTTTAATGGAGTAA
- the LOC114411748 gene encoding piriformospora indica-insensitive protein 2-like gives MAIRFLSCKCHYVLCFVFLVLSFLCKGQDSSFSPMKNKEKEAIYSVIQGFVGKWWNGSYLYPDPCGWTPVQGVSCEQYDDGFWYVSTVNFGPVFDNSLVCSHEAQFPQQLFNLKHLKVLSLSTCFHSPTKNPVKLPLSKWDKFSHSLESLTLRSNPGLVGTIPPAIGSLKNLQSLLLLENGLSGELPLSIGNLVKLRQLVLAGNNLEGEVPANYGRLSELLIFDASRNNLSGVFPSTLGLLDSLLKLDFSNNMLEGELPRELGRLKNLTLLDISHNKLRGGLVRTIKELVSLKHLVLSNNPIGGDLLGVKWENFQNLEALDLSNIGLEGSVPKSMAKMKRLRFLDLSNNDLCGSLSRSLEKLPCLTALHVNGNNLTGRLEFSERFYMKMGMRFAAWNNTNLCCMAKPTTHEMPYGFEVGGHDGWVVPKPKDDDQMYNQWASQNRFKVNDTLLFKYERDSVMVVTEEEYEKCKASRPLFFSNNGDTVFKFDRPGLFYFISGVSGHCDRGQRMIIKVLDVEPAAPPPQSANEDAQKPPHKKNGVAEMIPMSIITTSTLFVLSTFVLQLYA, from the exons ATGGCTATAAGGTTTTTATCATGCAAGTGCCACTATGTTCTTTGCTTTGTGTTCCTCGttttgtcttttctttgtaAGGGCCAAGACTCTTCATTTTCACCAATGAAGAACAAAGAGAAGGAAGCCATTTACTCTGTTATTCAAGGGTTTGTTGGAAAGTGGTGGAACGGTTCATATCTTTATCCAGATCCTTGTGGGTGGACTCCTGTACAG GGAGTTTCCTGTGAGCAATATGATGATGGCTTCTGGTATGTAAGCACTGTAAACTTTGGACCAGTTTTTGACAACTCTCTCGTGTGCAGCCATGAGGCTCAATTCCCTCAACAACTATTCAACCTCAAGCACCTAAAAGTCCTCTCACTGTCCACTTGCTTCCATTCTCCTACCAAAAATCCTGTTAAACTCCCTCTTTCAAAGTGGGACAAGTTCTCACACAGTTTGGAGTCTTTAACACTTAGATCAAACCCTGGTCTTGTTGGCACCATCCCACCAGCAATTGGCAGCCTCAAGAATCTTCAATCACTTCTACTTCTAGAAAATGGGCTAAGTGGTGAACTACCACTAAGTATTGGAAATTTGGTCAAGTTGAGGCAACTAGTCCTTGCAGGAAATAATTTGGAAGGTGAGGTTCCAGCCAACTATGGAAGGCTTTCTGagcttttaatatttgatgcaaGCAGGAACAATCTATCAGGAGTTTTTCCATCAACACTTGGACTTTTGGATTCACTTCTAAAGCTTGATTTTAGTAACAACATGCTTGAGGGAGAGTTGCCAAGGGAGCTAGGAAGGCTAAAGAATCTTACTTTACTTGATATAAGTCATAACAAACTTAGAGGTGGGTTGGTTAGGACAATCAAAGAACTTGTTTCCTTAAAGCATTTGGTTCTGTCCAACAACCCTATAGGGGGTGATCTCTTGGGGGTTAAGTGGGAAAATTTCCAAAACTTAGAAGCATTGGACCTTTCCAACATAGGTTTGGAAGGAAGTGTCCCAAAGTCCATGGCAAAAATGAAAAGGCTTAGGTTTCTGGACCTCAGCAACAACGACCTTTGTGGAAGTCTCTCTAGAAGTTTGGAAAAACTGCCATGTCTTACAGCTCTCCATGTAAATGGAAACAACTTGACAGGGAGACTTGAGTTCTCAGAGAGGTTTTACATGAAAATGGGAATGCGTTTTGCAGCTTGGAATAATACAAATCTCTGTTGCATGGCCAAACCAACGACGCACGAAATGCCTTATGGA TTTGAAGTTGGAGGTCACGATGGTTGGGTTGTTCCAAAGCCAAAGGACGATGATCAAATGTACAATCAGTGGGCATCCCAAAACAGATTCAAAGTTAATGACACTCTTC TGTTCAAGTACGAGAGAGACTCGGTTATGGTGGTGACGGAAGAAGAGTATGAAAAATGCAAAGCCTCTCGTCCCCTCTTTTTCTCTAACAATGGTGACACAGTCTTCAAGTTTGACCGGCCAGGCTTGTTCTACTTCATTAGTGGGGTGAGTGGTCACTGTGACAGAGGGCAGCGGATGATCATCAAGGTTTTGGATGTGGAGCCAGCAGCACCCCCACCTCAATCTGCAAATGAGGATGCACAAAAACCAccacataaaaaaaatggagttgCTGAAATGATTCCTATGAGTATAATAACAACATCCACACTTTTTGTTTTGTCAACCTTCGTCCTTCAGCTTTATGCTTGA
- the LOC114411749 gene encoding DEAD-box ATP-dependent RNA helicase 27-like isoform X2, whose translation MQRIRIDAKSRMQIQARAIPPLLIGKDVLGAARTGSGKTLAFLIPALELLYNVKFTPRNGAGVIVICPTRELAIQTHAVAKELLKYHSQTLGLVIGGSARKIEAERLAKGINLLVGTPGRLLDHLQNTKGFMYKNLKCLMIDEADRILEANFEEEMKQIIKILPKNRQTALFSATQTKKVEDLARLSFQTTPIYIDVDDGRTKVTNEGLLQGYVVVPCAKRFIVLYSFLKRHQSKKVMVFFSSCNSVKFHADILNLIQLNCSSIHGKQKQQTRTTTFFDFCKAEKGILLCTDVAARGLDIPAVDWIVQYDPPDEPKEYIHRVGRTARGEGGKGNALLFLIPEELQFLRYLKAAKVPVKEYAYDEKKVANVQSHLENLVVNNFYLNKMAKEAYRSYILAYNSHSMKDIFNVHRLDLQAVASSFSFSNPPNVSLNINSSKQRNKMRKVDGSRHGFNDNNPYGKKNADDKRQFVRH comes from the exons ATGCAACGCATCAGAATTGATGCTAAATCAAGAATGCAGATTCAAGCGAGGGCAATTCCGCCACTTTTGATTGGAAAAGATGTTCTTGGTGCTGCAAGGACTGGTTCTGGGAAAACTCTTGCCTTCTTAATTCCTGCTCTGGAGCTGTTGTACAATGTTAAGTTTACGCCTCGTAATGGAGCTGGTGTTATTGTTATATGCCCAACTAGAGAGCTTGCAATACAG ACGCATGCTGTGGCCAAGGAGCTGCTCAAGTATCATTCTCAAACTCTTGGATTAGTTATTGGAGGTTCAGCTAGAAAAATTGAAGCTGAACGCCTTGCTAAAGGGATAAATTTATTGGTAGGAACTCCTGGTCGTCTTCTAGATCATCTTCAAAACACAAAAGGATTCATGTATAAAAACTTGAAG TGTCTCATGATTGATGAAGCTGACAGGATTTTGGAAGCAAACTTTGAGGAGGAAATGAAGCAGATCATCAAGATCCTTCCAAAG AATAGGCAAACAGCTTTATTTTCGGCTACACAAACAAAGAAG GTTGAGGATCTTGCCCGGTTGTCATTTCAGACAACTCCTATCTATATTGACGTAGATGATGGGAGAACCAAG GTCACAAATGAAGGATTGCTTCAGGGTTATGTCGTGGTTCCCTGTGCCAAGCGCTTTATTGTTCTCTATTCCTTTTTGAAGAGACACCAGTCAAAAAAAGTGATGGTCTTTTTCTCTTCATGCAACTCTGTCAAATTCCATGCAGACATTCTTAATCTTATTCAATTGAATTGCTCGAGTATTCATGGAAAACAAAAGCAGCAGACCCGAACAACTACCTTCTTTGACTTCTGCAAAGCAGAAAAGGGGATCTTGCTCTGTACTGATGTTGCTGCTCGTGGACTTGACATACCTGCTGTG GACTGGATTGTGCAGTATGATCCACCTGATGAACCAAAG GAATATATCCACAGGGTTGGTAGAACAGCTCGTGGTGAAGGTGGGAAAGGAAATGCTTTGCTTTTCCTCATTCCTGAAGAATTGCAATTTCTTCGCTATCTGAAG GCAGCTAAGGTCCCTGTTAAAGAGTATGCATATGATGAAAAGAAGGTGGCAAACGTACAATCTCACCTG GAGAATTTGGTGGTCAACAATTTCTATTTGAACAAGATGGCAAAAGAAGCTTATAGATCATACATATTAGCTTACAATTCTCATTCTATGAAGGATATATTCAATGTTCACCGTCTTGATTTGCAG GCTGTTGCGTCTTCGTTCAGTTTTTCAAACCCACCAAATGTGAGTCTGAACATAAACAGTAGCAAGCAAAGGAATAAAATGCGTAAAGTTGATGGAAGTAGACATGGATTCAATGACAACAAtccttatggaaagaaaaatgcTGATGATAAGCGGCAGTTTGTGAGGCACTAG
- the LOC114411745 gene encoding uncharacterized protein LOC114411745 isoform X2 — MELNWRGDVAEGQQSSSAATMALQGSLCRPWDRGDFMRRLATFKSMSWFAKPKVVSAVNCASRGWINVDIDTISCEACGARLLFSTPASWNQQQVEKAALVFSLKLDNGHKLLCPWIDNACDETLARFPPATPPVLVDNFREHCFALLQLSALPRISPSAIDYMQSQSTLLEDFLGQSLMLEYGNGSAENSGIGDVSSQEELKLYYQAQKLISLCGWKLRPLPYVVDWKDMSDQSLNNTTNLVVHSAGTNEHLKTDESSKDSIGEQMDPNSAVLDCSLCGATIGLWAFCTVPRPVESIRLVGYAEVNGENADLENRQGVNNTMPDVANSSKDTSSSLNMTIAGGPPPTKQNFKAIISLPIIGQNLRARLSYDSDFRDHVFVDRGGIQSDLQEKTDNIVNAFIGQLVPVSSEIREISNFETGSQSSLHDSDVLAGQSSALKDKMPVHTDADKLNSSAAGYPSSSQKDSTEGEAPSVSHKTLDGQVGSLENYGVKDREENPISRDNVLYSLGKLKNPPVSDKAMEFDPIRQHRHFCPWIASINDGEPGWKQTLSALYHQKNHLPHSPNRSPSSMPIVKVDDPVGSIRKLFMSPPTKRLKSTHITGQNT; from the exons ATGGAGTTGAATTGGAGAGGTGACGTTGCTGAGGGACAGCAGTCCTCCTCAGCTGCGACCATGGCACTGCAGGGATCGCTCTGCCGACCGTGGGATCGTGGTGATTTTATGAGGAGATTAGCCACATTCAAATCTATGTCATGGTTTGCTAAACCAAAG GTAGTTAGTGCTGTAAATTGTGCTAGTAGAGGTTGGATCAATGTGGATATTGACACCATATCTTGTGAAGCATGTGGGGCACGTCTTCTTTTCTCTACTCCAGCATCTTGGAATCAGCAACAGG TGGAGAAGGCAGCATTGGTCTTTAGCTTAAAGTTGGATAATGGACATAAATTACTTTGCCCATGGATTGATAATGCCTGCGATGAAACACTGGCACGATTTCCTCCTGCAACTCCTCCAGTATTAGTTGACAATTTCAGAGAACACTGTTTTGCTCTCTTGCAACTATCAGCTCTTCCACGTATTTCGCCTTCAGCAATAGACTACATGCAAAGCCAAAGCACACTTCTGGAAGACTTTCTTGGACAATCTTTAATGCTGGAATATGGAAATGGATCTGCTGAAAATTCTGGGATTGGGGATGTTAGTAGTCAGGAGGAACTGAAATTGTATTATCAG GCTCAAAAGCTTATAAGTTTATGCGGTTGGAAACTACGTCCTCTACCTTATGTAGTTGATTGGAAGGATATGTCAGATCAGTCTCTTAATAATACAACTAATCTAGTTGTCCATTCTGCTGGAACCAATGAACATTTGAAAACAGATGAAAGTTCCAAGGATTCTATCGGGGAACAAATGGATCCCAATTCTGCAGTATTAGATTGCTCCCTATGTGGAGCCACTATTGGATTGTGGGCATTCTGTACAGTTCCGCGACCCGTGGAGTCAATCAGATTAGTTGGATATGCTGAAGTGAACGGTGAAAATGCTGATCTTGAAAATAGGCAGGGTGTAAATAATACCATGCCTGATGTTGCAAATTCATCAAAGGATACTTCTTCAAGTCTAAATATGACAATTGCAGGGGGTCCTCCCCCAACAAAGCAAAACTTTAAAGCAATAATATCTCTGCCTATTATTGGTCAGAATTTAAGGGCTCGCCTTTCTTATGATTCTGATTTTAGGGATCATGTTTTTGTTGACAGAGGTGGTATTCAATCAGATTTACAGGAGAAAACTGATAATATTGTTAATGCTTTTATTGGACAACTTGTTCCTGTGTCATCTGAAATCAGGGagatatcaaattttgaaactGGCTCTCAATCTAGTCTTCATGATTCAGATGTTTTAGCGGGACAATCATCTGCTCTTAAGGATAAGATGCCTGTACACACAGATGCTGATAAATTGAATAGTTCAGCAGCAGGATATCCTAGTAGTTCTCAG AAAGACTCTACAGAAGGTGAAGCACCTTCGGTTTCACACAAGACTTTGGATGGCCAAGTTGGTAGTCTTGAAAATTATGGGGTCAAAGACAGAGAAGAGAATCCTATTAGCAGGGACAATGTACTTTATAGTTTAG GGAAGTTGAAGAATCCCCCAGTGTCCGATAAAGCAATGGAATTTGATCCAATCAGGCAGCATAGACATTTCTGCCCCTGGATTGCATCAATAAATGATGGGGAACCTGGGTGGAAGCAAACATTATCTGCTCTGTATCATCAGAAAAATCATTTGCCACATTCGCCAAATAGATCTCCATCATCTATGCCCATTGTTAAG GTGGATGATCCTGTAGGTTCCATTAGAAAGCTTTTCATGTCTCCACCAACAAAAAGATTAAAGTCCACTCATATTACAGGCCAAAATACATAA
- the LOC114411745 gene encoding uncharacterized protein LOC114411745 isoform X1: MAQDSEKRFHSIMDKLFHPPKPPSASSSSGVQLPGSSKKRPYQSGIMELNWRGDVAEGQQSSSAATMALQGSLCRPWDRGDFMRRLATFKSMSWFAKPKVVSAVNCASRGWINVDIDTISCEACGARLLFSTPASWNQQQVEKAALVFSLKLDNGHKLLCPWIDNACDETLARFPPATPPVLVDNFREHCFALLQLSALPRISPSAIDYMQSQSTLLEDFLGQSLMLEYGNGSAENSGIGDVSSQEELKLYYQAQKLISLCGWKLRPLPYVVDWKDMSDQSLNNTTNLVVHSAGTNEHLKTDESSKDSIGEQMDPNSAVLDCSLCGATIGLWAFCTVPRPVESIRLVGYAEVNGENADLENRQGVNNTMPDVANSSKDTSSSLNMTIAGGPPPTKQNFKAIISLPIIGQNLRARLSYDSDFRDHVFVDRGGIQSDLQEKTDNIVNAFIGQLVPVSSEIREISNFETGSQSSLHDSDVLAGQSSALKDKMPVHTDADKLNSSAAGYPSSSQKDSTEGEAPSVSHKTLDGQVGSLENYGVKDREENPISRDNVLYSLGKLKNPPVSDKAMEFDPIRQHRHFCPWIASINDGEPGWKQTLSALYHQKNHLPHSPNRSPSSMPIVKVDDPVGSIRKLFMSPPTKRLKSTHITGQNT, translated from the exons aTGGCCCAGGATTCTGAGAAGAGATTCCATTCCATCATGGACAAGCTCTTCCATCCTCCCAAACCCCCTTCAGCCTCCAG tTCATCTGGAGTGCAGTTACCAGGGAGTAGTAAGAAACGTCCTTACCAGTCAGGGATAATGGAGTTGAATTGGAGAGGTGACGTTGCTGAGGGACAGCAGTCCTCCTCAGCTGCGACCATGGCACTGCAGGGATCGCTCTGCCGACCGTGGGATCGTGGTGATTTTATGAGGAGATTAGCCACATTCAAATCTATGTCATGGTTTGCTAAACCAAAG GTAGTTAGTGCTGTAAATTGTGCTAGTAGAGGTTGGATCAATGTGGATATTGACACCATATCTTGTGAAGCATGTGGGGCACGTCTTCTTTTCTCTACTCCAGCATCTTGGAATCAGCAACAGG TGGAGAAGGCAGCATTGGTCTTTAGCTTAAAGTTGGATAATGGACATAAATTACTTTGCCCATGGATTGATAATGCCTGCGATGAAACACTGGCACGATTTCCTCCTGCAACTCCTCCAGTATTAGTTGACAATTTCAGAGAACACTGTTTTGCTCTCTTGCAACTATCAGCTCTTCCACGTATTTCGCCTTCAGCAATAGACTACATGCAAAGCCAAAGCACACTTCTGGAAGACTTTCTTGGACAATCTTTAATGCTGGAATATGGAAATGGATCTGCTGAAAATTCTGGGATTGGGGATGTTAGTAGTCAGGAGGAACTGAAATTGTATTATCAG GCTCAAAAGCTTATAAGTTTATGCGGTTGGAAACTACGTCCTCTACCTTATGTAGTTGATTGGAAGGATATGTCAGATCAGTCTCTTAATAATACAACTAATCTAGTTGTCCATTCTGCTGGAACCAATGAACATTTGAAAACAGATGAAAGTTCCAAGGATTCTATCGGGGAACAAATGGATCCCAATTCTGCAGTATTAGATTGCTCCCTATGTGGAGCCACTATTGGATTGTGGGCATTCTGTACAGTTCCGCGACCCGTGGAGTCAATCAGATTAGTTGGATATGCTGAAGTGAACGGTGAAAATGCTGATCTTGAAAATAGGCAGGGTGTAAATAATACCATGCCTGATGTTGCAAATTCATCAAAGGATACTTCTTCAAGTCTAAATATGACAATTGCAGGGGGTCCTCCCCCAACAAAGCAAAACTTTAAAGCAATAATATCTCTGCCTATTATTGGTCAGAATTTAAGGGCTCGCCTTTCTTATGATTCTGATTTTAGGGATCATGTTTTTGTTGACAGAGGTGGTATTCAATCAGATTTACAGGAGAAAACTGATAATATTGTTAATGCTTTTATTGGACAACTTGTTCCTGTGTCATCTGAAATCAGGGagatatcaaattttgaaactGGCTCTCAATCTAGTCTTCATGATTCAGATGTTTTAGCGGGACAATCATCTGCTCTTAAGGATAAGATGCCTGTACACACAGATGCTGATAAATTGAATAGTTCAGCAGCAGGATATCCTAGTAGTTCTCAG AAAGACTCTACAGAAGGTGAAGCACCTTCGGTTTCACACAAGACTTTGGATGGCCAAGTTGGTAGTCTTGAAAATTATGGGGTCAAAGACAGAGAAGAGAATCCTATTAGCAGGGACAATGTACTTTATAGTTTAG GGAAGTTGAAGAATCCCCCAGTGTCCGATAAAGCAATGGAATTTGATCCAATCAGGCAGCATAGACATTTCTGCCCCTGGATTGCATCAATAAATGATGGGGAACCTGGGTGGAAGCAAACATTATCTGCTCTGTATCATCAGAAAAATCATTTGCCACATTCGCCAAATAGATCTCCATCATCTATGCCCATTGTTAAG GTGGATGATCCTGTAGGTTCCATTAGAAAGCTTTTCATGTCTCCACCAACAAAAAGATTAAAGTCCACTCATATTACAGGCCAAAATACATAA